Proteins from a genomic interval of Spea bombifrons isolate aSpeBom1 chromosome 4, aSpeBom1.2.pri, whole genome shotgun sequence:
- the RFX1 gene encoding MHC class II regulatory factor RFX1 isoform X1, whose translation MATQAYVTELQSTPPASAQAAPQQYVAELQVAPQTPTPTPQPGAPQTPAPQQYIVVTVSEGSMRASDGELSPGGSAAAQVAVPTQVVQQVQAAQQRLVVQTTPQASKAAQVSLAVHTVQQPAHSPTESDSPGLSQDKAHGECSVVQTTPQPQKSPPVHQLTIQGMQHVQGTPEVQQLQQVPVQHVYPGQVQYVEGGDASYTASTIRSGSYTYTETPLYSQATGSTYYESPSGAGQVSSPTSSPAVASSPSVPMYVSGGQILANATPATASGGTGGGGGGTGSGTYVIQGGFIMGSSTQSYSHTTRASPATVQWLLDNYETAEGVSLPRSTLYCHYLLHCQEQKLEPVNAASFGKLIRSVFMGLRTRRLGTRGNSKYHYYGLRIKASSPLLRLMEDQQHLAMRQQPFSQKQRSKPFQKMEGMSNGVAASQQQPSGLSDISSQVQQYQQFLDATKTLPEFAEIDLQGKSLPDGITLANIKAFQLLYREHCEAIVDVVVNLQFTLVETLWKTFWRFNQTQHNDSTVDDEAEKRLPKDCLVLLSKYEPLLKWCRDCDHLLYQGLVETLIPDVLRPIPSALTQAIRNFAKSLESWLTSAMMNIPEEMVRIKVGAASAFAQTLRRYTSLNHLAQAARAVLQNTAQINQMLSDLNRVDFTNVQEQASWVCRCADRVVQRLEQDFKMTLMQQSSLEQWAVWLDSVVTQVLKPYQGNPGFPKAAKLFLLKWSFYSSMVIRDLTLRSAASFGSFHLIRLLYDEYMYYLIEHRVAQARGETPIAVMGEFANAGSSLQPMDPDKDEEEEEDDESDEELTQELPLNPSDPSNPLGSDSLEPPAKLARTDSQGIFVQVSPNS comes from the exons ATGGCTACCCAGGCCTACGTGACGGAACTCCAGTCAACCCCGCCGGCGTCGGCACAGGCTGCTCCCCAGCAATATGTAGCCGAGCTGCAGGTGGCGCCACAGACCCCCACCCCGACTCCCCAACCCGGGGCTCCGCAGACCCCGGCCCCTCAGCAGTACATTGTGGTGACCGTGTCAG aagGATCCATGAGGGCCAGCGATGGAGAACTCAGTCCTGGAGGATCCGCTGCTGCGCAGGTTGCGGTGCCAACGCAGGTGGTGCAGCAAGTGCAGGCGGCACAGCAG CGTCTGGTGGTGCAGACTACCCCGCAGGCCAGCAAGGCGGCGCAGGTCTCCCTGGCGGTGCATACCGTCCAGCAACCGGCACACTCCCCGACTGAG AGCGACAGCCCAGGCCTGAGTCAGGACAAGGCGCACGGAGAG TGCTCGGTGGTACAGACAACACCCCAGCCTCAAAAGTCTCCCCCTGTCCACCAGCTGACTATCCAGGGGATGCAGCACGTCCAGGGGACCCCAGAG GTCCAGCAGTTGCAGCAGGTCCCAGTACAACACGTGTACCCCGGCCAAGTTCAGTACGTCGAGGGAGGAGACGCGAGCTACACCGCAAGCACCAT ccgCTCCGGATCATACACTTACACCGAGACCCCCTTGTACAGCCAGGCCACGGGATCCACTTACTACGAGTCTCCGAGCGGTGCAGGCCAGGTCAGCTCACCCACCTCGTCTCCGGCTGTAGCCAGCAGCCCCTCTGTTCCCATGTAcgtatctggggggcagatccTCGCCAATGCCACCCCAGCCACTGCTTCTGGGGGAACTGGAGGAGGTGGCGGAGGAACGGGATCTGGGACCTATGTGATCCAAGGTGGATTCATAATGGGCAGTTCTACTCAGTCCTACTCTCACACCACACGTGCCTCCCCTGCCACG GTGCAGTGGTTGCTGGACAATTACGAGACCGCGGAAGGGGTGAGCCTCCCTCGCAGCACTCTGTATTGCCACTACCTGCTGCACTGCCAGGAGCAGAAGCTGGAACCCGTCAATGCTGCCTCCTTCGGAAAGCTCATACGGTCCGTCTTCATGGGGCTGAGGACACGCCGGCTGGGCACCAG GGGGAACTCCAAATATCACTATTACGGCTTACGGATCAAAGCCAGCTCTCCGCTACTGCGCCTGATGGAGGACCAGCAGCACCTCGCCATGCGCCAGCAACCGTTCTCCCAGAAACAGAG GTCAAAGCCATTCCAGAAAATGGAGGGGATGAGTAACGGGGTCGCGGCCTCCCAGCAGCAGCCGTCAGGCCTGTCCGATATCAGCTCCCAGGTGCAGCAGTACCAGCAGTTTCTGG ATGCCACCAAGACTTTGCCAGAATTTGCAGAGATAGATCTACAAGGAAAGTCGCTCCCTGATGGAATCACCCTCGCCAACATAAAGGCCTTTCAGCTGCTGTATCGGGAGCACTGCGAG GCTATCGTGGATGTGGTGGTGAACCTGCAGTTCACGCTGGTGGAGACCCTTTGGAAAACATTCTGGCGGTTCAACCAGACCCAGCACAACGACAGCACAGT CGATGACGAGGCGGAGAAGCGCTTACCCAAGGACTGTCTTGTGCTTTTGTCCAAATACGAGCCTTTACTGAAGTGGTGCCGGGACTGCGATCACCTCCTCTACCAGGGCTTAGTAGAGACCCTCATACCAGACGTTCTGCGCCCCATCCCCA GTGCCCTCACGCAAGCCATACGCAACTTTGCCAAGAGCCTGGAGAGCTGGCTAACGAGCGCCATGATGAACATCCCCGAAGAGATGGTGCGCATCAAG GTTGGTGCTGCAAGTGCCTTCGCCCAAACACTGCGCCGTTACACTTCGCTAAATCACCTGGCGCAGGCGGCTCGGGCCGTGCTTCAGAACACCGCACAGATCAACCAGATGCTTAGCGATCTCAACCGCGTGGACTTCACCAACGTACAG GAGCAGGCCTCCTGGGTCTGTCGTTGCGCGGACCGCGTGGTCCAGCGGCTGGAGCAGGATTTCAAGATGACGCTGATGCAGCAGAGCTCCCTGGAGCAATGGGCAGTCTGGCTCGACAGCGTCGTCACCCAAGTGCTCAAACCGTACCAGGGGAACCCAGGCTTCCCCAAAGCTGCCAAACTTTTTCTGCTGAAATGGTCGTTCTACAG CTCCATGGTGATCCGCGATCTGACCCTGAGAAGCGCCGCCAGCTTCGGTTCGTTCCACTTAATCCGCCTGCTGTACGATGAGTACATGTATTATCTGATCGAGCACCGCGTGGCACAGGCGCGCGGGGAGACCCCCATTGCCGTCATGGGAGAG
- the RFX1 gene encoding MHC class II regulatory factor RFX1 isoform X2, with translation MATQAYVTELQSTPPASAQAAPQQYVAELQVAPQTPTPTPQPGAPQTPAPQQYIVVTVSEGSMRASDGELSPGGSAAAQVAVPTQVVQQVQAAQQRLVVQTTPQASKAAQVSLAVHTVQQPAHSPTESDSPGLSQDKAHGECSVVQTTPQPQKSPPVHQLTIQGMQHVQGTPEVQQLQQVPVQHVYPGQVQYVEGGDASYTASTIRSGSYTYTETPLYSQATGSTYYESPSGAGQVSSPTSSPAVASSPSVPMYVSGGQILANATPATASGGTGGGGGGTGSGTYVIQGGFIMGSSTQSYSHTTRASPATWLLDNYETAEGVSLPRSTLYCHYLLHCQEQKLEPVNAASFGKLIRSVFMGLRTRRLGTRGNSKYHYYGLRIKASSPLLRLMEDQQHLAMRQQPFSQKQRSKPFQKMEGMSNGVAASQQQPSGLSDISSQVQQYQQFLDATKTLPEFAEIDLQGKSLPDGITLANIKAFQLLYREHCEAIVDVVVNLQFTLVETLWKTFWRFNQTQHNDSTVDDEAEKRLPKDCLVLLSKYEPLLKWCRDCDHLLYQGLVETLIPDVLRPIPSALTQAIRNFAKSLESWLTSAMMNIPEEMVRIKVGAASAFAQTLRRYTSLNHLAQAARAVLQNTAQINQMLSDLNRVDFTNVQEQASWVCRCADRVVQRLEQDFKMTLMQQSSLEQWAVWLDSVVTQVLKPYQGNPGFPKAAKLFLLKWSFYSSMVIRDLTLRSAASFGSFHLIRLLYDEYMYYLIEHRVAQARGETPIAVMGEFANAGSSLQPMDPDKDEEEEEDDESDEELTQELPLNPSDPSNPLGSDSLEPPAKLARTDSQGIFVQVSPNS, from the exons ATGGCTACCCAGGCCTACGTGACGGAACTCCAGTCAACCCCGCCGGCGTCGGCACAGGCTGCTCCCCAGCAATATGTAGCCGAGCTGCAGGTGGCGCCACAGACCCCCACCCCGACTCCCCAACCCGGGGCTCCGCAGACCCCGGCCCCTCAGCAGTACATTGTGGTGACCGTGTCAG aagGATCCATGAGGGCCAGCGATGGAGAACTCAGTCCTGGAGGATCCGCTGCTGCGCAGGTTGCGGTGCCAACGCAGGTGGTGCAGCAAGTGCAGGCGGCACAGCAG CGTCTGGTGGTGCAGACTACCCCGCAGGCCAGCAAGGCGGCGCAGGTCTCCCTGGCGGTGCATACCGTCCAGCAACCGGCACACTCCCCGACTGAG AGCGACAGCCCAGGCCTGAGTCAGGACAAGGCGCACGGAGAG TGCTCGGTGGTACAGACAACACCCCAGCCTCAAAAGTCTCCCCCTGTCCACCAGCTGACTATCCAGGGGATGCAGCACGTCCAGGGGACCCCAGAG GTCCAGCAGTTGCAGCAGGTCCCAGTACAACACGTGTACCCCGGCCAAGTTCAGTACGTCGAGGGAGGAGACGCGAGCTACACCGCAAGCACCAT ccgCTCCGGATCATACACTTACACCGAGACCCCCTTGTACAGCCAGGCCACGGGATCCACTTACTACGAGTCTCCGAGCGGTGCAGGCCAGGTCAGCTCACCCACCTCGTCTCCGGCTGTAGCCAGCAGCCCCTCTGTTCCCATGTAcgtatctggggggcagatccTCGCCAATGCCACCCCAGCCACTGCTTCTGGGGGAACTGGAGGAGGTGGCGGAGGAACGGGATCTGGGACCTATGTGATCCAAGGTGGATTCATAATGGGCAGTTCTACTCAGTCCTACTCTCACACCACACGTGCCTCCCCTGCCACG TGGTTGCTGGACAATTACGAGACCGCGGAAGGGGTGAGCCTCCCTCGCAGCACTCTGTATTGCCACTACCTGCTGCACTGCCAGGAGCAGAAGCTGGAACCCGTCAATGCTGCCTCCTTCGGAAAGCTCATACGGTCCGTCTTCATGGGGCTGAGGACACGCCGGCTGGGCACCAG GGGGAACTCCAAATATCACTATTACGGCTTACGGATCAAAGCCAGCTCTCCGCTACTGCGCCTGATGGAGGACCAGCAGCACCTCGCCATGCGCCAGCAACCGTTCTCCCAGAAACAGAG GTCAAAGCCATTCCAGAAAATGGAGGGGATGAGTAACGGGGTCGCGGCCTCCCAGCAGCAGCCGTCAGGCCTGTCCGATATCAGCTCCCAGGTGCAGCAGTACCAGCAGTTTCTGG ATGCCACCAAGACTTTGCCAGAATTTGCAGAGATAGATCTACAAGGAAAGTCGCTCCCTGATGGAATCACCCTCGCCAACATAAAGGCCTTTCAGCTGCTGTATCGGGAGCACTGCGAG GCTATCGTGGATGTGGTGGTGAACCTGCAGTTCACGCTGGTGGAGACCCTTTGGAAAACATTCTGGCGGTTCAACCAGACCCAGCACAACGACAGCACAGT CGATGACGAGGCGGAGAAGCGCTTACCCAAGGACTGTCTTGTGCTTTTGTCCAAATACGAGCCTTTACTGAAGTGGTGCCGGGACTGCGATCACCTCCTCTACCAGGGCTTAGTAGAGACCCTCATACCAGACGTTCTGCGCCCCATCCCCA GTGCCCTCACGCAAGCCATACGCAACTTTGCCAAGAGCCTGGAGAGCTGGCTAACGAGCGCCATGATGAACATCCCCGAAGAGATGGTGCGCATCAAG GTTGGTGCTGCAAGTGCCTTCGCCCAAACACTGCGCCGTTACACTTCGCTAAATCACCTGGCGCAGGCGGCTCGGGCCGTGCTTCAGAACACCGCACAGATCAACCAGATGCTTAGCGATCTCAACCGCGTGGACTTCACCAACGTACAG GAGCAGGCCTCCTGGGTCTGTCGTTGCGCGGACCGCGTGGTCCAGCGGCTGGAGCAGGATTTCAAGATGACGCTGATGCAGCAGAGCTCCCTGGAGCAATGGGCAGTCTGGCTCGACAGCGTCGTCACCCAAGTGCTCAAACCGTACCAGGGGAACCCAGGCTTCCCCAAAGCTGCCAAACTTTTTCTGCTGAAATGGTCGTTCTACAG CTCCATGGTGATCCGCGATCTGACCCTGAGAAGCGCCGCCAGCTTCGGTTCGTTCCACTTAATCCGCCTGCTGTACGATGAGTACATGTATTATCTGATCGAGCACCGCGTGGCACAGGCGCGCGGGGAGACCCCCATTGCCGTCATGGGAGAG
- the RFX1 gene encoding MHC class II regulatory factor RFX1 isoform X6, translating into MATQAYVTELQSTPPASAQAAPQQYVAELQVAPQTPTPTPQPGAPQTPAPQQYIVVTVSEGSMRASDGELSPGGSAAAQVAVPTQVVQQVQAAQQRLVVQTTPQASKAAQVSLAVHTVQQPAHSPTESDSPGLSQDKAHGECSVVQTTPQPQKSPPVHQLTIQGMQHVQGTPEVQQLQQVPVQHVYPGQVQYVEGGDASYTASTIRSGSYTYTETPLYSQATGSTYYESPSGAGQVQWLLDNYETAEGVSLPRSTLYCHYLLHCQEQKLEPVNAASFGKLIRSVFMGLRTRRLGTRGNSKYHYYGLRIKASSPLLRLMEDQQHLAMRQQPFSQKQRSKPFQKMEGMSNGVAASQQQPSGLSDISSQVQQYQQFLDATKTLPEFAEIDLQGKSLPDGITLANIKAFQLLYREHCEAIVDVVVNLQFTLVETLWKTFWRFNQTQHNDSTVDDEAEKRLPKDCLVLLSKYEPLLKWCRDCDHLLYQGLVETLIPDVLRPIPSALTQAIRNFAKSLESWLTSAMMNIPEEMVRIKVGAASAFAQTLRRYTSLNHLAQAARAVLQNTAQINQMLSDLNRVDFTNVQEQASWVCRCADRVVQRLEQDFKMTLMQQSSLEQWAVWLDSVVTQVLKPYQGNPGFPKAAKLFLLKWSFYSSMVIRDLTLRSAASFGSFHLIRLLYDEYMYYLIEHRVAQARGETPIAVMGEFANAGSSLQPMDPDKDEEEEEDDESDEELTQELPLNPSDPSNPLGSDSLEPPAKLARTDSQGIFVQVSPNS; encoded by the exons ATGGCTACCCAGGCCTACGTGACGGAACTCCAGTCAACCCCGCCGGCGTCGGCACAGGCTGCTCCCCAGCAATATGTAGCCGAGCTGCAGGTGGCGCCACAGACCCCCACCCCGACTCCCCAACCCGGGGCTCCGCAGACCCCGGCCCCTCAGCAGTACATTGTGGTGACCGTGTCAG aagGATCCATGAGGGCCAGCGATGGAGAACTCAGTCCTGGAGGATCCGCTGCTGCGCAGGTTGCGGTGCCAACGCAGGTGGTGCAGCAAGTGCAGGCGGCACAGCAG CGTCTGGTGGTGCAGACTACCCCGCAGGCCAGCAAGGCGGCGCAGGTCTCCCTGGCGGTGCATACCGTCCAGCAACCGGCACACTCCCCGACTGAG AGCGACAGCCCAGGCCTGAGTCAGGACAAGGCGCACGGAGAG TGCTCGGTGGTACAGACAACACCCCAGCCTCAAAAGTCTCCCCCTGTCCACCAGCTGACTATCCAGGGGATGCAGCACGTCCAGGGGACCCCAGAG GTCCAGCAGTTGCAGCAGGTCCCAGTACAACACGTGTACCCCGGCCAAGTTCAGTACGTCGAGGGAGGAGACGCGAGCTACACCGCAAGCACCAT ccgCTCCGGATCATACACTTACACCGAGACCCCCTTGTACAGCCAGGCCACGGGATCCACTTACTACGAGTCTCCGAGCGGTGCAGGCCAG GTGCAGTGGTTGCTGGACAATTACGAGACCGCGGAAGGGGTGAGCCTCCCTCGCAGCACTCTGTATTGCCACTACCTGCTGCACTGCCAGGAGCAGAAGCTGGAACCCGTCAATGCTGCCTCCTTCGGAAAGCTCATACGGTCCGTCTTCATGGGGCTGAGGACACGCCGGCTGGGCACCAG GGGGAACTCCAAATATCACTATTACGGCTTACGGATCAAAGCCAGCTCTCCGCTACTGCGCCTGATGGAGGACCAGCAGCACCTCGCCATGCGCCAGCAACCGTTCTCCCAGAAACAGAG GTCAAAGCCATTCCAGAAAATGGAGGGGATGAGTAACGGGGTCGCGGCCTCCCAGCAGCAGCCGTCAGGCCTGTCCGATATCAGCTCCCAGGTGCAGCAGTACCAGCAGTTTCTGG ATGCCACCAAGACTTTGCCAGAATTTGCAGAGATAGATCTACAAGGAAAGTCGCTCCCTGATGGAATCACCCTCGCCAACATAAAGGCCTTTCAGCTGCTGTATCGGGAGCACTGCGAG GCTATCGTGGATGTGGTGGTGAACCTGCAGTTCACGCTGGTGGAGACCCTTTGGAAAACATTCTGGCGGTTCAACCAGACCCAGCACAACGACAGCACAGT CGATGACGAGGCGGAGAAGCGCTTACCCAAGGACTGTCTTGTGCTTTTGTCCAAATACGAGCCTTTACTGAAGTGGTGCCGGGACTGCGATCACCTCCTCTACCAGGGCTTAGTAGAGACCCTCATACCAGACGTTCTGCGCCCCATCCCCA GTGCCCTCACGCAAGCCATACGCAACTTTGCCAAGAGCCTGGAGAGCTGGCTAACGAGCGCCATGATGAACATCCCCGAAGAGATGGTGCGCATCAAG GTTGGTGCTGCAAGTGCCTTCGCCCAAACACTGCGCCGTTACACTTCGCTAAATCACCTGGCGCAGGCGGCTCGGGCCGTGCTTCAGAACACCGCACAGATCAACCAGATGCTTAGCGATCTCAACCGCGTGGACTTCACCAACGTACAG GAGCAGGCCTCCTGGGTCTGTCGTTGCGCGGACCGCGTGGTCCAGCGGCTGGAGCAGGATTTCAAGATGACGCTGATGCAGCAGAGCTCCCTGGAGCAATGGGCAGTCTGGCTCGACAGCGTCGTCACCCAAGTGCTCAAACCGTACCAGGGGAACCCAGGCTTCCCCAAAGCTGCCAAACTTTTTCTGCTGAAATGGTCGTTCTACAG CTCCATGGTGATCCGCGATCTGACCCTGAGAAGCGCCGCCAGCTTCGGTTCGTTCCACTTAATCCGCCTGCTGTACGATGAGTACATGTATTATCTGATCGAGCACCGCGTGGCACAGGCGCGCGGGGAGACCCCCATTGCCGTCATGGGAGAG
- the RFX1 gene encoding MHC class II regulatory factor RFX1 isoform X4 produces the protein MATQAYVTELQSTPPASAQAAPQQYVAELQVAPQTPTPTPQPGAPQTPAPQQYIVVTVSEGSMRASDGELSPGGSAAAQVAVPTQVVQQVQAAQQRLVVQTTPQASKAAQVSLAVHTVQQPAHSPTESDSPGLSQDKAHGEVQQLQQVPVQHVYPGQVQYVEGGDASYTASTIRSGSYTYTETPLYSQATGSTYYESPSGAGQVSSPTSSPAVASSPSVPMYVSGGQILANATPATASGGTGGGGGGTGSGTYVIQGGFIMGSSTQSYSHTTRASPATVQWLLDNYETAEGVSLPRSTLYCHYLLHCQEQKLEPVNAASFGKLIRSVFMGLRTRRLGTRGNSKYHYYGLRIKASSPLLRLMEDQQHLAMRQQPFSQKQRSKPFQKMEGMSNGVAASQQQPSGLSDISSQVQQYQQFLDATKTLPEFAEIDLQGKSLPDGITLANIKAFQLLYREHCEAIVDVVVNLQFTLVETLWKTFWRFNQTQHNDSTVDDEAEKRLPKDCLVLLSKYEPLLKWCRDCDHLLYQGLVETLIPDVLRPIPSALTQAIRNFAKSLESWLTSAMMNIPEEMVRIKVGAASAFAQTLRRYTSLNHLAQAARAVLQNTAQINQMLSDLNRVDFTNVQEQASWVCRCADRVVQRLEQDFKMTLMQQSSLEQWAVWLDSVVTQVLKPYQGNPGFPKAAKLFLLKWSFYSSMVIRDLTLRSAASFGSFHLIRLLYDEYMYYLIEHRVAQARGETPIAVMGEFANAGSSLQPMDPDKDEEEEEDDESDEELTQELPLNPSDPSNPLGSDSLEPPAKLARTDSQGIFVQVSPNS, from the exons ATGGCTACCCAGGCCTACGTGACGGAACTCCAGTCAACCCCGCCGGCGTCGGCACAGGCTGCTCCCCAGCAATATGTAGCCGAGCTGCAGGTGGCGCCACAGACCCCCACCCCGACTCCCCAACCCGGGGCTCCGCAGACCCCGGCCCCTCAGCAGTACATTGTGGTGACCGTGTCAG aagGATCCATGAGGGCCAGCGATGGAGAACTCAGTCCTGGAGGATCCGCTGCTGCGCAGGTTGCGGTGCCAACGCAGGTGGTGCAGCAAGTGCAGGCGGCACAGCAG CGTCTGGTGGTGCAGACTACCCCGCAGGCCAGCAAGGCGGCGCAGGTCTCCCTGGCGGTGCATACCGTCCAGCAACCGGCACACTCCCCGACTGAG AGCGACAGCCCAGGCCTGAGTCAGGACAAGGCGCACGGAGAG GTCCAGCAGTTGCAGCAGGTCCCAGTACAACACGTGTACCCCGGCCAAGTTCAGTACGTCGAGGGAGGAGACGCGAGCTACACCGCAAGCACCAT ccgCTCCGGATCATACACTTACACCGAGACCCCCTTGTACAGCCAGGCCACGGGATCCACTTACTACGAGTCTCCGAGCGGTGCAGGCCAGGTCAGCTCACCCACCTCGTCTCCGGCTGTAGCCAGCAGCCCCTCTGTTCCCATGTAcgtatctggggggcagatccTCGCCAATGCCACCCCAGCCACTGCTTCTGGGGGAACTGGAGGAGGTGGCGGAGGAACGGGATCTGGGACCTATGTGATCCAAGGTGGATTCATAATGGGCAGTTCTACTCAGTCCTACTCTCACACCACACGTGCCTCCCCTGCCACG GTGCAGTGGTTGCTGGACAATTACGAGACCGCGGAAGGGGTGAGCCTCCCTCGCAGCACTCTGTATTGCCACTACCTGCTGCACTGCCAGGAGCAGAAGCTGGAACCCGTCAATGCTGCCTCCTTCGGAAAGCTCATACGGTCCGTCTTCATGGGGCTGAGGACACGCCGGCTGGGCACCAG GGGGAACTCCAAATATCACTATTACGGCTTACGGATCAAAGCCAGCTCTCCGCTACTGCGCCTGATGGAGGACCAGCAGCACCTCGCCATGCGCCAGCAACCGTTCTCCCAGAAACAGAG GTCAAAGCCATTCCAGAAAATGGAGGGGATGAGTAACGGGGTCGCGGCCTCCCAGCAGCAGCCGTCAGGCCTGTCCGATATCAGCTCCCAGGTGCAGCAGTACCAGCAGTTTCTGG ATGCCACCAAGACTTTGCCAGAATTTGCAGAGATAGATCTACAAGGAAAGTCGCTCCCTGATGGAATCACCCTCGCCAACATAAAGGCCTTTCAGCTGCTGTATCGGGAGCACTGCGAG GCTATCGTGGATGTGGTGGTGAACCTGCAGTTCACGCTGGTGGAGACCCTTTGGAAAACATTCTGGCGGTTCAACCAGACCCAGCACAACGACAGCACAGT CGATGACGAGGCGGAGAAGCGCTTACCCAAGGACTGTCTTGTGCTTTTGTCCAAATACGAGCCTTTACTGAAGTGGTGCCGGGACTGCGATCACCTCCTCTACCAGGGCTTAGTAGAGACCCTCATACCAGACGTTCTGCGCCCCATCCCCA GTGCCCTCACGCAAGCCATACGCAACTTTGCCAAGAGCCTGGAGAGCTGGCTAACGAGCGCCATGATGAACATCCCCGAAGAGATGGTGCGCATCAAG GTTGGTGCTGCAAGTGCCTTCGCCCAAACACTGCGCCGTTACACTTCGCTAAATCACCTGGCGCAGGCGGCTCGGGCCGTGCTTCAGAACACCGCACAGATCAACCAGATGCTTAGCGATCTCAACCGCGTGGACTTCACCAACGTACAG GAGCAGGCCTCCTGGGTCTGTCGTTGCGCGGACCGCGTGGTCCAGCGGCTGGAGCAGGATTTCAAGATGACGCTGATGCAGCAGAGCTCCCTGGAGCAATGGGCAGTCTGGCTCGACAGCGTCGTCACCCAAGTGCTCAAACCGTACCAGGGGAACCCAGGCTTCCCCAAAGCTGCCAAACTTTTTCTGCTGAAATGGTCGTTCTACAG CTCCATGGTGATCCGCGATCTGACCCTGAGAAGCGCCGCCAGCTTCGGTTCGTTCCACTTAATCCGCCTGCTGTACGATGAGTACATGTATTATCTGATCGAGCACCGCGTGGCACAGGCGCGCGGGGAGACCCCCATTGCCGTCATGGGAGAG